Proteins encoded by one window of Myxococcus guangdongensis:
- a CDS encoding Nramp family divalent metal transporter, translating into MESNAPSSAPSLASDKPGLFARFGPGILVAATGVGAGDLLTASLGGSAVGVSILWAAVVGSVLKGFLNEGVARWQLATGTTVLEGWARMSAGLRYVFFIYLLGWSFFTGGALISACGAAGDALWPLASDSETSRRLWGVIHSVVGLALVGLGGFRLFEKLMAACIALMFGAVLFTALASEPDWAAAARGLVIPSLPDQGAPWVLGLLGGVGGTVTMLSYGYWIREKGREGPSGLRICQTDLAVGYALTGMFGVAMVIIGSTLQLEGTGLRVASLLATRLEAIIGPVGYWVFLGGFWAAVFSSLLGVWEGIPYLFADFLRIQRGEARGLVDLRTTRAWKGYLVALSLVPLPMLWAPLQRAQLAYAVVGALFMPLLAVTLLWLNNRRDWVGPLRNGWLVNAALVATLVLFVVIGFDEAVDALRKLRIR; encoded by the coding sequence ATGGAAAGCAACGCACCGTCCTCCGCGCCGTCTCTCGCCAGTGACAAGCCCGGACTGTTCGCGCGCTTCGGTCCTGGCATCCTCGTCGCCGCCACGGGTGTCGGCGCTGGCGACCTGCTCACCGCCAGCCTCGGAGGCTCCGCGGTGGGTGTGTCCATCTTGTGGGCCGCCGTCGTGGGCTCGGTGCTCAAGGGCTTCCTCAACGAAGGCGTGGCCCGCTGGCAGCTCGCCACCGGCACCACCGTGCTGGAGGGCTGGGCGCGCATGAGCGCGGGCCTGCGCTACGTCTTCTTCATCTACCTGCTCGGCTGGAGCTTCTTCACGGGCGGCGCGCTCATCTCCGCATGCGGCGCGGCGGGGGATGCGCTGTGGCCCCTGGCCAGTGACTCGGAGACGTCACGCCGGCTGTGGGGCGTGATTCATTCGGTGGTGGGGCTGGCGCTCGTGGGCCTGGGCGGCTTCCGGCTCTTCGAGAAGCTGATGGCCGCCTGCATCGCGCTGATGTTCGGCGCGGTGCTCTTCACCGCCCTCGCCTCGGAGCCGGACTGGGCCGCCGCCGCGCGCGGGCTCGTCATCCCCTCGCTTCCCGACCAGGGCGCGCCCTGGGTGCTGGGCCTGCTGGGCGGCGTGGGCGGCACCGTGACGATGCTCTCCTACGGCTACTGGATTCGGGAGAAGGGCCGCGAGGGCCCGAGTGGCCTGCGCATCTGTCAGACGGACCTGGCCGTGGGCTACGCGCTCACGGGGATGTTCGGCGTCGCCATGGTCATCATCGGCTCCACGCTCCAGTTGGAGGGCACGGGCCTGCGGGTCGCCAGCCTGCTCGCGACGCGGCTGGAGGCCATCATCGGTCCGGTGGGCTACTGGGTGTTCCTCGGCGGCTTCTGGGCCGCGGTGTTCTCCAGCCTGCTGGGCGTCTGGGAGGGCATCCCCTACCTCTTCGCGGACTTCCTGCGCATCCAGCGCGGAGAGGCCCGGGGCCTCGTGGACCTGCGGACGACGCGCGCGTGGAAGGGCTACCTGGTGGCGCTCTCCCTCGTGCCGCTGCCCATGCTGTGGGCGCCGCTGCAGCGCGCGCAGCTCGCCTATGCCGTGGTGGGCGCGCTGTTCATGCCGCTGCTCGCCGTCACTCTTTTGTGGCTGAACAACCGGCGTGACTGGGTGGGCCCGCTGCGCAACGGCTGGCTCGTCAACGCCGCGCTCGTCGCCACGCTGGTGCTGTTCGTCGTCATCGGGTTCGACGAGGCGGTCGACGCGCTGCGCAAACTGAGGATCCGTTGA
- a CDS encoding iron-containing alcohol dehydrogenase: MKPFDIPTEPRVTEMAWPTRIVLGAGALQRLPAQAQRLKMKRPLLVTDAGVVKAGLVSRVLEVLKTAGLPCAVFDKVEPNPTEKDVFAGLEVYRQNDCDGLIALGGGSALDAGKLVQLLTTHEPPLSRYDDAKGGDQYVKDDLPPLIAIPTTAGTGSEVGRSGVVTLADTGRKTVIFSPHLLPGAAIVDPELTLGLPPGVTAATGMDAFTHCLEAYLSQGFHPLADAVAIDGIHRVGRSLVTAVREGTNLAARTDMMVAAMQGAMAFQKGLGACHALAHALTPISGVHHGLANAVVLPVVMEFNRAASTARLARVAVAMGDTSNAREEVLASNAIEQVRKLNAAIGIPARLRDVGVREEDLPHIAQKGFLDASHLSNPRKVTEADLLAMAREAW, encoded by the coding sequence ATGAAGCCGTTCGACATCCCCACCGAGCCCCGTGTCACCGAGATGGCGTGGCCCACCCGCATCGTCCTCGGCGCGGGAGCCCTCCAGCGGCTGCCCGCCCAGGCGCAGCGGCTGAAGATGAAGCGCCCCCTGCTGGTGACGGACGCGGGCGTGGTGAAGGCGGGCCTGGTCTCCCGCGTGCTGGAGGTGCTCAAGACGGCGGGCCTGCCGTGCGCGGTCTTCGACAAGGTGGAGCCCAACCCCACGGAGAAGGACGTCTTCGCGGGCCTCGAGGTCTACCGGCAGAACGACTGCGACGGGCTCATCGCCCTGGGCGGAGGCAGCGCGCTGGACGCGGGCAAGCTGGTGCAGTTGCTCACCACGCACGAGCCGCCGCTCAGCCGCTATGACGACGCCAAGGGCGGCGACCAGTACGTGAAGGACGACCTGCCGCCGCTCATCGCGATTCCGACCACCGCGGGCACGGGCTCGGAGGTGGGGCGCTCGGGCGTGGTGACGCTGGCGGACACGGGCCGCAAGACGGTCATCTTCAGTCCGCACCTGCTGCCGGGCGCCGCCATCGTGGACCCGGAGCTGACGCTGGGGCTGCCTCCGGGGGTCACCGCGGCCACGGGCATGGATGCCTTCACGCATTGCCTGGAGGCGTACCTGTCGCAGGGCTTCCATCCGTTGGCGGACGCGGTGGCCATCGACGGCATCCACCGCGTGGGCCGCTCGCTGGTGACGGCGGTGCGCGAGGGGACGAACCTGGCGGCGCGCACGGACATGATGGTGGCCGCGATGCAGGGGGCCATGGCCTTCCAGAAGGGCCTGGGGGCGTGTCACGCGCTGGCGCATGCGCTGACGCCCATCTCCGGCGTGCACCATGGTCTGGCCAACGCGGTGGTGCTGCCGGTGGTGATGGAGTTCAACCGCGCGGCGAGCACGGCCAGGCTGGCCCGTGTGGCGGTGGCGATGGGAGACACCTCCAACGCGCGTGAGGAGGTGCTCGCGAGCAACGCCATCGAGCAGGTTCGCAAGCTCAACGCGGCCATCGGGATTCCCGCGCGGCTGCGGGACGTGGGCGTGCGCGAGGAGGACTTGCCGCACATCGCGCAGAAGGGCTTCCTGGACGCCTCGCACCTGAGCAATCCGCGCAAGGTGACCGAGGCGGACCTGCTGGCCATGGCCCGCGAGGCCTGGTGA
- a CDS encoding glutamine synthetase family protein, with the protein MPTRSKAKVLTHPAVARRARAKERGGPVRGAAVPRDSGGADSMRRWLDERGAKKVKVGAVDIDGVWRGKYISVDKFLSAAKSGLGFCDVVFGWDLGDELLDNTQVTGWHTGYPDAHATVDLSTGRMIPWEPDTAAFLLDFVNADGTPFEASPRQLLQKVAARAREQGYLPRFGAEYEFFIFKEQPHTLREKGFQDLTPLTPGMFGYSWLRTSMNAPLVHSLIDGCNGFGLDIEGFHTETGPGVFEAAIRYDDVERSADKAALFKTVVKELCARQGLSACFMAKVNAKLPGCSGHVHQSLWDPKGEHNLFHEEGAPHGMSRLMRHYIGGQIALMPELTALYWPTINSYKRSVENTWAPTTAAWGLENRTCAVRVIGESAKAMRIEYRQLGADMNAYIGMAVSLAAGLWGIENEIEPPPACNANAYASHEAAPLPRNLKDAVSLLKQSERAREILGEGFVDHFVRTREWEVRQYERAVTSWELERYLELI; encoded by the coding sequence ATGCCGACCCGTTCCAAGGCGAAGGTACTCACGCACCCGGCCGTGGCTCGCAGGGCTCGCGCGAAGGAGCGCGGGGGGCCGGTGCGCGGCGCCGCCGTGCCCCGGGACTCGGGTGGCGCGGACTCGATGCGGCGCTGGCTGGACGAGCGCGGCGCGAAGAAGGTGAAGGTCGGCGCCGTCGACATCGATGGCGTCTGGCGCGGCAAGTACATCTCTGTGGACAAGTTCCTCAGCGCCGCCAAGAGCGGGCTGGGATTCTGTGACGTCGTCTTCGGTTGGGACTTGGGCGACGAGCTGCTCGACAACACGCAGGTGACGGGCTGGCACACCGGCTACCCGGACGCGCACGCCACGGTGGACCTGTCCACGGGGCGGATGATTCCGTGGGAGCCGGACACCGCGGCGTTCCTGTTGGACTTCGTCAACGCGGACGGCACCCCGTTCGAGGCGAGCCCGCGGCAGCTGTTGCAGAAGGTGGCGGCGCGCGCGCGTGAGCAGGGCTACCTGCCGCGCTTCGGCGCCGAGTACGAGTTCTTCATCTTCAAGGAGCAGCCGCACACGCTCCGGGAGAAGGGCTTCCAGGACCTGACGCCGCTGACGCCCGGCATGTTCGGCTACTCGTGGCTGCGCACGTCGATGAACGCGCCGCTGGTGCACTCGCTCATCGACGGGTGCAACGGCTTCGGTTTGGACATCGAGGGCTTCCACACGGAGACGGGCCCCGGCGTGTTCGAGGCGGCCATCCGCTATGACGACGTGGAGCGCTCCGCGGACAAGGCGGCGCTCTTCAAGACGGTGGTGAAGGAGCTGTGCGCGCGCCAGGGCCTGTCCGCGTGCTTCATGGCGAAGGTGAACGCGAAGCTGCCGGGCTGTTCGGGGCACGTGCACCAGTCGCTGTGGGACCCGAAGGGCGAGCACAACCTCTTCCATGAAGAGGGCGCGCCGCACGGGATGAGCCGGCTGATGCGGCACTACATCGGCGGGCAGATTGCGCTGATGCCGGAGCTGACGGCGCTCTACTGGCCCACCATCAACAGCTACAAGCGCAGCGTGGAGAACACCTGGGCGCCCACCACCGCGGCGTGGGGCCTGGAGAACCGCACCTGCGCGGTGCGCGTCATCGGCGAGAGCGCCAAGGCGATGCGCATCGAGTACCGCCAGCTGGGCGCGGACATGAACGCGTACATCGGCATGGCGGTGAGCCTGGCCGCGGGCCTGTGGGGCATCGAGAACGAAATCGAGCCGCCGCCCGCGTGCAACGCCAACGCGTACGCGTCCCACGAGGCCGCGCCCCTGCCGCGCAACCTCAAGGACGCGGTGAGCCTGCTCAAGCAGAGCGAGCGCGCCCGGGAGATTCTGGGCGAGGGCTTCGTGGACCACTTCGTGCGCACGCGCGAGTGGGAGGTGCGCCAGTACGAGCGCGCCGTCACCAGCTGGGAGTTGGAGCGCTACCTGGAGCTCATCTGA
- a CDS encoding aldehyde dehydrogenase family protein — protein MIDARSLSPRLPVLQLLIDGQGVDPIEGGTFPVVNPATGEKVCDVPSATTADVDRAVKAARRAFESGPWSKMSARERGKLIRKLSDLLWQRREEFALVESLNNGKTFRDAIRGDVAPGAGTLAYFADWADKVHGEVLPVDGPFHTYVLKEPVGVAGLIVPWNYPTCILCWKLGPALAAGCTVVVKPSEMTPLTAMKLGALALEAGFPPGVLNVVPGYGDPAGEALARHPDVDKISFTGSGRTARRLMQASAGSNLKKLTLELGGKSPQVVFSDADMDRAVEACFWGIFGNKGETCNAGSRVLVQDGIYDEFVGRLAERAKKLRVGDPLDPTTEMGAQVSQKQLDTILGYVESGRQQGARLLAGGERDTESAKAKGCFMKPTVFGDVKSDMKIAQEEIFGPVLSCMRFKDDAQALELANGTLYGLAASLWTRDVAKAHALARKVKSGVVWINCFNEFDDAAPFGGYKESGWGRDLSHHALEGYLQTKAVWTKLPTDT, from the coding sequence ATGATTGATGCACGCTCCCTCTCCCCACGGCTGCCCGTCCTGCAGTTGCTCATCGACGGACAAGGTGTGGACCCCATCGAAGGGGGCACCTTTCCGGTGGTGAACCCCGCCACGGGTGAGAAGGTGTGTGACGTGCCCAGCGCCACCACGGCGGACGTGGACCGCGCGGTGAAGGCCGCCCGGCGCGCGTTCGAGTCTGGCCCGTGGAGCAAGATGTCCGCCCGCGAGCGCGGCAAGCTCATCCGAAAGCTCTCCGACCTGCTCTGGCAGCGGCGCGAGGAGTTCGCGCTCGTCGAGTCGCTCAACAACGGCAAGACGTTCCGCGACGCCATCCGCGGGGACGTGGCGCCGGGCGCCGGCACGCTCGCGTACTTCGCGGACTGGGCGGACAAGGTGCATGGCGAGGTGCTGCCGGTGGACGGGCCCTTCCACACCTACGTGCTCAAGGAGCCGGTGGGCGTGGCGGGCCTGATTGTCCCCTGGAACTATCCCACGTGCATCCTGTGCTGGAAGCTGGGCCCCGCGCTCGCCGCCGGCTGCACCGTGGTGGTGAAGCCCTCCGAGATGACGCCGCTCACCGCGATGAAGCTGGGAGCGCTCGCGCTGGAGGCGGGCTTCCCGCCCGGCGTGCTCAACGTGGTGCCCGGCTACGGAGACCCCGCGGGCGAGGCGCTCGCGCGGCACCCGGACGTGGACAAGATCTCCTTCACCGGCTCGGGCCGCACCGCGCGCCGGCTGATGCAGGCGTCGGCGGGCAGCAACCTGAAGAAGCTGACGCTGGAGCTGGGCGGCAAGAGTCCGCAGGTCGTCTTCTCCGACGCGGACATGGACCGCGCGGTGGAGGCGTGCTTCTGGGGCATCTTCGGCAACAAGGGTGAGACGTGCAACGCGGGCAGCCGCGTGCTGGTGCAGGACGGCATCTACGACGAGTTCGTGGGCCGGCTCGCCGAGCGCGCGAAGAAGCTGCGCGTGGGCGACCCGTTGGACCCGACCACGGAGATGGGCGCGCAGGTGAGCCAGAAGCAGCTCGACACCATCCTGGGCTACGTGGAGAGCGGACGTCAGCAGGGCGCGAGGTTGCTCGCGGGCGGCGAGCGCGACACGGAGAGCGCCAAGGCGAAGGGCTGCTTCATGAAGCCCACCGTCTTCGGCGACGTGAAGTCGGACATGAAAATTGCCCAGGAGGAGATCTTCGGCCCGGTGCTCTCTTGCATGCGCTTCAAGGACGACGCGCAGGCGCTGGAGCTGGCCAACGGCACGCTCTACGGACTGGCCGCGTCGCTGTGGACGCGCGACGTGGCGAAGGCGCACGCGCTGGCTCGCAAGGTGAAGAGCGGCGTGGTGTGGATCAACTGCTTCAACGAGTTCGACGATGCCGCGCCGTTCGGCGGCTACAAGGAGTCCGGCTGGGGCCGTGATTTGTCGCACCACGCGCTGGAGGGCTACCTCCAGACGAAGGCGGTGTGGACGAAGCTGCCCACGGACACCTGA
- a CDS encoding glutamine amidotransferase: MKNVLLLKAGEAAVSVRLSVGDYEQWFLRTIGLEGHRFDILPIHRDAPLPRDARGYDAVMMTGSPLSVTQLAPWMERAADFMLDAAEAGTPVLGVCFGHQLLAHAYGGQVARNPRGRETGTVQVRLTEEGRQDALFDGVPELFATQATHEDIVTRMPEGARVLAGNDNTATQALAFRPNVRGVQFHPEAGPDALRAVIDARRDGLEKEALARGRAPGEEVPRLLAGLAPAPFGRRILMNFLERFT; this comes from the coding sequence GTGAAGAACGTCTTGTTGCTGAAAGCCGGCGAGGCGGCCGTGTCCGTGCGCCTCAGTGTGGGTGATTACGAGCAGTGGTTCCTGCGCACCATTGGACTGGAGGGTCATCGCTTCGACATCCTTCCCATACATCGCGACGCCCCCCTGCCCCGCGACGCGCGCGGCTACGACGCGGTGATGATGACGGGCTCACCGTTGTCGGTGACTCAGCTCGCGCCGTGGATGGAGCGCGCCGCGGACTTCATGCTCGACGCGGCCGAGGCGGGCACGCCGGTGCTCGGCGTGTGCTTCGGTCACCAGCTGCTCGCGCATGCCTACGGCGGACAGGTGGCGCGCAATCCGCGCGGACGTGAGACGGGCACGGTGCAGGTGCGCCTCACCGAGGAGGGGCGCCAGGACGCGCTGTTCGACGGCGTGCCGGAGCTCTTCGCCACCCAGGCCACGCACGAGGACATCGTCACGCGCATGCCCGAGGGTGCCCGGGTGCTCGCGGGCAACGACAACACGGCCACGCAGGCGCTCGCCTTCCGCCCCAATGTCCGGGGCGTGCAGTTCCACCCGGAGGCGGGCCCCGACGCACTGCGCGCCGTCATCGACGCCCGGCGTGACGGCCTGGAGAAGGAAGCGCTGGCGCGGGGGCGCGCGCCCGGCGAGGAGGTGCCGAGGCTCTTGGCGGGCCTTGCTCCCGCTCCCTTCGGGCGCCGAATCCTGATGAACTTCCTGGAGCGCTTCACCTGA
- a CDS encoding lipase family alpha/beta hydrolase: MKRFLPRYRRWSRRLKSLIGQLHLDADANRIVRRTDFAHCPKPVLLLYGFFSTRRVFEVLEQRLRREGYAVWSIHLGGALDRFNTHGIDALAEKVREKVERMYARYPHMGPLSIIGHSKGGLIGTYYVKRLGGDQRVRNLVTLGTPHQGCPLAYLGCATLGWFSRSMWQLTPVSPFLRQLAMGAFPRNVRVTSLYSPTDEVTPWASARLKVDGQPNVFNHELPDAGHGELLTRKSVYQVIRRELAAGYGEHAPTLRALPPSAS, encoded by the coding sequence ATGAAACGTTTCCTGCCGCGCTATCGCCGGTGGAGCCGCCGGCTCAAGAGCCTCATCGGCCAGCTCCACCTGGACGCGGACGCCAACCGCATCGTCCGCAGGACGGACTTCGCCCACTGCCCCAAGCCCGTGCTGCTGCTCTACGGCTTCTTCAGCACCCGGCGGGTGTTCGAGGTGCTCGAGCAGCGGCTGCGGCGCGAGGGCTACGCGGTGTGGTCCATCCACCTGGGCGGCGCGTTGGACCGCTTCAACACGCACGGCATCGACGCGCTGGCCGAGAAGGTGCGCGAGAAGGTGGAGCGCATGTACGCGCGCTACCCGCACATGGGGCCCTTGAGCATCATCGGCCACTCGAAGGGTGGCCTCATCGGCACGTACTACGTGAAGCGCCTGGGCGGAGACCAACGGGTGCGCAACCTCGTGACGTTGGGCACGCCGCACCAGGGCTGCCCGCTGGCGTACCTGGGCTGCGCGACGCTCGGCTGGTTCAGCCGCAGCATGTGGCAGCTGACGCCCGTGTCCCCCTTTCTGCGCCAGCTCGCCATGGGCGCGTTCCCCCGGAACGTGCGGGTGACGTCGCTCTACTCGCCCACGGACGAGGTGACGCCGTGGGCCTCCGCGCGACTGAAGGTCGATGGGCAACCCAACGTCTTCAACCACGAGCTGCCCGACGCGGGCCACGGGGAGCTGCTCACCCGCAAGTCCGTCTACCAGGTCATCCGCCGCGAGCTGGCGGCGGGATATGGCGAGCACGCTCCGACGCTGCGCGCGCTGCCACCCTCCGCCTCTTGA